One Rhizobium sp. NRK18 genomic window carries:
- a CDS encoding patatin-like phospholipase family protein: MTDASTTSSTPTVAVAFGGGGARGLAHIHVIEALDELGIRPVAIAGSSIGAIMGAAMAAGLSGEHIRDHTLSTVGKPGEVMNRIWSLRPTTMRDVMNGFRFGQYNLERILRAFLPGEIPEDFSALTIPTTICVTDYYGQKELVLSEGDLFQALAASAAIPAVFMPVTINGRVMIDGGITNPVPFDYLMDKADIVIGVDVVGGPEGDADQIPARIDSLFGASQLMMQAIIALKISQQKPHIFLRPAVGRFHVLDFMKAGEVLESSRALKDDVKFAIDREIERRLVS, encoded by the coding sequence ATGACCGACGCTTCGACCACGAGCTCGACACCGACCGTTGCAGTCGCCTTCGGCGGCGGCGGCGCGCGGGGCCTCGCCCATATCCACGTCATCGAGGCGCTCGACGAGCTCGGCATTCGCCCGGTGGCGATCGCCGGCTCCTCGATCGGGGCGATCATGGGCGCGGCCATGGCTGCGGGCCTTTCGGGTGAACATATCCGCGACCATACGCTTTCCACAGTCGGCAAGCCCGGCGAGGTGATGAACCGCATCTGGAGCCTGCGCCCGACGACGATGCGCGACGTCATGAACGGCTTCCGCTTCGGCCAGTACAATCTGGAGCGGATCCTGCGCGCCTTCCTGCCGGGCGAAATTCCCGAAGACTTCTCCGCGCTCACCATTCCGACGACGATCTGCGTGACCGACTATTACGGGCAGAAGGAACTCGTGCTCTCCGAGGGCGATCTCTTCCAGGCGCTGGCGGCCTCTGCGGCCATTCCCGCCGTCTTCATGCCGGTGACCATCAACGGCCGGGTGATGATCGACGGCGGCATCACCAATCCAGTGCCCTTCGATTATCTGATGGACAAGGCTGATATCGTCATCGGTGTCGACGTGGTCGGCGGACCGGAGGGTGACGCAGACCAGATCCCGGCCCGCATCGACAGCCTTTTCGGTGCCAGCCAGCTGATGATGCAGGCGATCATCGCGCTGAAGATCAGCCAGCAGAAGCCGCACATCTTCCTGCGCCCTGCCGTCGGCCGTTTCCACGTTCTCGACTTCATGAAGGCAGGCGAGGTGCTGGAAAGCTCCCGCGCCCTGAAGGACGACGTCAAGTTTGCGATCGACCGAGAAATCGAGCGGCGGCTGGTCTCCTAG
- a CDS encoding GNAT family N-acetyltransferase, with translation MALTIRRAVPADVPLILRFIVELATYEMAEHEVEATEESLMRSIFGEGSVTKAAICEDDGEPVGFCIWFYNYSTWQAKKGLYLEDLYVSPSHRGRGAGKRLLKYLARTAVEEDCGRFEWSVLTWNEPAIRVYESMGAEPQSEWMRYRLAGDALKTFADG, from the coding sequence ATGGCTTTGACCATTCGCCGTGCCGTCCCTGCGGATGTGCCTCTCATCCTGCGTTTCATCGTCGAACTCGCCACCTACGAGATGGCCGAGCACGAGGTCGAGGCGACCGAGGAGAGCCTGATGCGCTCGATCTTCGGCGAGGGCTCCGTCACGAAGGCGGCGATCTGCGAGGATGACGGCGAGCCCGTCGGTTTCTGCATCTGGTTCTACAACTATTCCACCTGGCAGGCGAAGAAGGGGCTCTATCTCGAAGACCTCTACGTGTCGCCATCGCATCGCGGCCGCGGCGCCGGCAAGCGGCTTTTGAAGTATCTCGCCCGTACGGCGGTGGAAGAAGACTGCGGCCGTTTCGAGTGGAGCGTGCTTACCTGGAACGAGCCGGCCATTCGCGTCTACGAATCCATGGGCGCCGAACCCCAGAGCGAATGGATGCGCTACAGGCTCGCCGGCGACGCGCTGAAGACCTTCGCCGACGGCTGA
- a CDS encoding TldD/PmbA family protein has product MSSEINSETLLARASELVDLARSAGADAADAVVVRSYGHSVSVRNGKVEGTSAAESDDFSLRVFVGRQVASVSANPGADLKALAERAVAMAKVSPEDPYAGLADPARLATSIADLDLYDPTEVSAEALTEAALAAEAAVLSVEGVTNSPGASASAGMGGLVLVTSDGFSGSYMGSRFSRSASAIAGEGTAMERDYDFDSRLFFAELEDAGEIGRRAGERAVRRLNPRQVDTGSNLTVVFDPRIARGFVGHIAGAINGASVARKTSFLRDRMGQQVLKAGLNITDDPMIVRGPASRPFDGEGVRGEKMTMIEDGVLKHWFLSSSAARELGLETNGRGARGGTNVSPTSTNLALEPGDISPEDLIRSVGNGFYVTELIGQGVNMISGEYSRGATGFWIENGELTFPVSEVTIASNLKDMFMRLTPANDIDRKFGTAAPTIAIEGMTLAGR; this is encoded by the coding sequence ATGTCCTCAGAAATCAATTCCGAAACACTCCTTGCCCGCGCCTCCGAACTCGTCGACCTGGCGCGCAGCGCCGGAGCCGATGCGGCCGACGCCGTCGTCGTGCGCAGCTATGGCCATTCGGTCAGCGTCCGCAATGGCAAGGTGGAAGGCACCAGCGCCGCCGAGAGCGACGATTTTTCTTTGCGTGTCTTCGTCGGACGGCAGGTTGCGAGCGTTTCGGCCAATCCGGGAGCCGACCTCAAGGCGCTGGCCGAACGGGCCGTCGCCATGGCGAAGGTTTCTCCGGAAGATCCATATGCCGGTCTTGCCGATCCCGCCCGTCTTGCCACCTCGATTGCCGATCTTGACCTTTACGATCCGACCGAGGTCAGCGCCGAAGCGCTGACGGAAGCAGCCCTTGCCGCGGAAGCTGCGGTCCTTTCCGTGGAAGGCGTCACCAATTCCCCCGGCGCATCGGCGTCCGCCGGCATGGGCGGCCTCGTGCTGGTCACCTCGGACGGTTTTTCCGGCAGCTACATGGGGTCGCGCTTCTCGCGCTCCGCCAGCGCCATCGCAGGCGAGGGCACGGCGATGGAGCGGGACTATGATTTCGACAGCCGGCTGTTCTTCGCCGAGCTCGAGGATGCCGGCGAGATCGGCCGCCGGGCTGGCGAACGGGCGGTCCGCCGCCTCAATCCGCGTCAGGTCGATACGGGCTCCAACCTCACCGTCGTCTTCGATCCGCGGATCGCCCGCGGCTTTGTCGGTCATATCGCCGGTGCGATCAATGGCGCGTCGGTCGCCCGCAAGACGAGCTTCCTGCGCGACCGGATGGGCCAGCAGGTCTTGAAGGCCGGGCTCAACATCACCGATGATCCGATGATCGTGCGCGGACCGGCCTCGCGTCCCTTTGACGGCGAGGGCGTCAGGGGCGAGAAGATGACGATGATCGAGGACGGCGTATTGAAGCACTGGTTTCTGTCGTCATCGGCCGCCCGCGAACTGGGGCTGGAAACGAACGGCCGCGGCGCCCGCGGCGGAACCAACGTCTCGCCGACCTCGACCAACCTTGCGCTGGAACCGGGCGACATCAGCCCCGAAGACCTGATCCGCTCCGTCGGCAACGGCTTCTACGTGACCGAACTGATCGGGCAGGGCGTCAACATGATCTCCGGCGAGTACAGCCGCGGCGCCACCGGTTTCTGGATCGAGAACGGCGAACTGACCTTCCCCGTGTCGGAAGTGACCATCGCCTCGAACCTCAAGGACATGTTCATGCGGCTGACGCCCGCAAACGATATCGACCGAAAGTTCGGCACCGCCGCGCCGACGATCGCGATCGAAGGCATGACGCTGGCCGGACGTTGA
- a CDS encoding GGDEF domain-containing protein codes for MTAIFAKASIAAVLSVLASLSICFIAVPLMGGHVDGNGLIMAIVCPLLISWPVSAFQFAQQARLRRIRDELRIAHADLKRAHRELYEKSRIDAMTGAMNRETFFATVEATCRAGGPESLVYIDVDHFKSINDTYGHHAGDAALRRIAAAIRDVLGDDALWGRIGGEEFAVFLPGIGHADACRTAEDIRAAVETISLALDEATVSLTVSIGLVTMEAHFDLDVAAREADKRLYRAKRAGRNCVVAEAPVEQSVIMDVPV; via the coding sequence ATGACGGCCATCTTTGCCAAGGCATCGATTGCCGCCGTCCTTTCGGTTCTCGCCTCGCTGTCCATCTGCTTCATCGCCGTGCCGTTGATGGGCGGCCACGTCGACGGCAACGGCCTGATCATGGCGATCGTCTGCCCGCTGCTGATCTCCTGGCCGGTCAGCGCCTTCCAGTTCGCGCAGCAGGCGCGGCTCAGACGCATTCGCGACGAGTTGCGGATCGCGCACGCCGATCTCAAGCGGGCCCACCGCGAACTCTACGAGAAATCCCGGATCGACGCGATGACCGGTGCCATGAACCGGGAAACCTTCTTTGCCACCGTCGAAGCCACATGCCGCGCAGGCGGACCGGAAAGCCTCGTCTATATCGACGTCGATCATTTCAAGAGCATCAACGACACTTACGGTCATCACGCCGGCGACGCGGCCCTGCGGCGGATCGCCGCCGCGATCCGCGATGTTCTGGGCGACGATGCGCTCTGGGGCCGGATCGGCGGCGAGGAGTTCGCCGTTTTCCTGCCGGGGATCGGCCACGCCGATGCCTGCCGCACCGCCGAGGATATCCGCGCGGCCGTGGAGACGATATCGCTTGCTCTTGACGAAGCGACCGTTTCTCTGACGGTCAGCATCGGCCTCGTCACCATGGAGGCGCATTTTGATCTGGACGTCGCCGCCCGCGAGGCCGACAAGCGGCTCTACCGCGCAAAGCGCGCCGGCCGCAATTGCGTGGTCGCTGAAGCGCCCGTCGAGCAGTCCGTCATCATGGACGTTCCGGTTTAG
- a CDS encoding pseudouridine synthase codes for MAFNDKPRRPGSKPAGAKSSGPKRPFKSGPKDGGKPFAAKSDEKRAPRREPRDAKPVIKPQATSEVSLNAEQEPERISKLLARAGIASRRDVERMILDGRIKLNGEVLTTPAVNVTFADKIEVDDEQIRGIERTRLWLYHKTAGLVTTNSDPEGRPTVFESLPKDLPRVMSIGRLDINTEGLLLLTNDGGLARTLELPTTGWLRRYRVRAYGEIEQADLDKLKDGIAVDGVLYGSIDATLDRVQGHNVWITMGLREGKNREIKNVLGALGLDVNRLIRISYGPFQLGDLGEGKVIEVRGRMLRDQLGPRLIEEAKANFDAPIYTKTGDVVESEEKAERAPRAAAPARSAPAERERPAREERFRDDGDRRERARDRLDTKKPGGFSKAGGFGKRDDKDDFKKKKAPAAGKRTANVWMAPGAKPLGPKAIEKAEERARKRAQREARGEAPFRGPGRPRSGKPDGARSDGGRPEGGRPASARGPKRDGASEGRSGPRDGAGRGGKPGGRPGGSSGPGGSGGPSGGKRGGSADRRR; via the coding sequence ATGGCATTCAATGACAAGCCCAGGCGCCCCGGTTCCAAACCGGCGGGCGCAAAATCCTCCGGTCCGAAGCGGCCGTTCAAGAGCGGCCCGAAGGACGGCGGCAAGCCCTTTGCCGCGAAGTCCGACGAGAAGCGCGCGCCGCGCCGCGAGCCGCGCGATGCCAAGCCGGTGATCAAGCCGCAGGCAACCTCCGAGGTCAGCCTGAATGCCGAGCAGGAGCCGGAGCGCATCTCAAAGCTTCTCGCACGTGCCGGCATCGCCTCGCGCCGCGACGTGGAGCGCATGATCCTCGACGGCCGCATCAAGCTCAATGGCGAGGTGCTGACCACCCCGGCCGTCAACGTGACGTTTGCCGACAAGATCGAGGTCGATGACGAGCAGATCCGCGGCATCGAGCGCACCCGCCTGTGGCTCTATCACAAGACGGCTGGCCTCGTGACGACCAACTCCGATCCGGAAGGCCGTCCGACGGTGTTCGAAAGCCTGCCAAAGGACCTGCCGCGCGTCATGTCGATCGGCCGCCTCGATATCAACACCGAGGGCCTGCTGCTTCTGACCAATGACGGCGGTCTCGCCCGCACCCTCGAACTGCCGACCACCGGCTGGCTGCGCCGCTACCGCGTGCGCGCCTATGGCGAAATCGAGCAGGCCGATCTCGACAAGCTGAAGGACGGCATTGCCGTCGACGGGGTGCTCTACGGCTCGATCGATGCCACGCTAGACCGCGTCCAGGGCCACAATGTCTGGATCACCATGGGCCTGCGCGAAGGCAAGAACCGCGAAATCAAGAACGTGCTCGGCGCGCTCGGTCTCGACGTCAACCGGCTGATCCGTATTTCCTACGGTCCCTTCCAGCTCGGCGATCTTGGCGAAGGCAAGGTGATCGAGGTGCGTGGCCGCATGCTGCGCGACCAGCTCGGCCCGCGCCTCATCGAGGAGGCCAAGGCCAATTTCGACGCGCCGATCTACACCAAGACCGGCGACGTCGTCGAATCCGAGGAAAAGGCGGAGCGCGCTCCAAGGGCCGCGGCACCGGCCAGGAGTGCCCCGGCAGAGCGTGAGCGTCCCGCACGCGAGGAACGTTTCCGCGACGACGGCGACCGTCGCGAGCGCGCCCGTGACCGTCTCGACACCAAGAAGCCGGGTGGCTTCTCCAAGGCCGGCGGCTTCGGCAAGCGCGACGACAAGGACGACTTCAAGAAGAAGAAGGCGCCTGCCGCCGGCAAGCGCACGGCCAATGTCTGGATGGCGCCCGGCGCCAAGCCGCTCGGCCCCAAGGCCATCGAGAAGGCCGAGGAGAGAGCCCGCAAGCGCGCCCAGCGCGAAGCCCGCGGCGAGGCACCGTTCCGCGGCCCGGGCAGGCCGCGCTCCGGCAAGCCTGACGGCGCACGGTCTGACGGTGGACGCCCGGAAGGCGGCAGACCTGCATCTGCCCGCGGACCCAAGCGCGACGGCGCATCCGAAGGTCGCAGTGGCCCAAGGGATGGTGCCGGTCGTGGTGGCAAGCCGGGCGGTCGCCCCGGTGGCTCAAGTGGCCCCGGTGGCTCAGGTGGCCCTTCGGGAGGAAAGAGGGGCGGCAGTGCGGATCGTCGGCGGTGA
- the rsmD gene encoding 16S rRNA (guanine(966)-N(2))-methyltransferase RsmD, which translates to MRIVGGEFRGRSLATPKSDAIRPTSDRTRESLFNILAHAYADVLDGGRILDVFAGTGAVGIEALSRGCRSALFIENGVEGRGLIWDNIEAFGLQGRARILRRDATQIGKPGTMEPFDFVFADPPYGKGLGEKALAGAAEGGWIKPGALVILEERADVDPILPAQFMSAEMRTFGDTRMHFYRYQPA; encoded by the coding sequence GTGCGGATCGTCGGCGGTGAGTTCCGTGGCCGCTCGCTGGCCACGCCGAAATCCGATGCGATCCGTCCGACCAGCGACCGGACGCGCGAAAGCCTGTTCAATATCCTGGCGCACGCCTATGCGGACGTGCTCGACGGCGGCCGTATCCTCGACGTCTTCGCCGGCACCGGTGCGGTCGGCATAGAAGCCCTGTCGCGCGGCTGCCGCAGTGCGCTGTTCATCGAGAACGGCGTCGAGGGCCGTGGCCTCATCTGGGACAATATCGAGGCGTTCGGCCTGCAGGGCCGCGCGCGCATCCTGCGCCGCGATGCCACCCAGATCGGCAAGCCGGGCACGATGGAACCCTTCGATTTCGTCTTCGCCGATCCGCCCTACGGCAAGGGTCTCGGCGAAAAGGCGCTTGCCGGCGCGGCCGAGGGCGGCTGGATCAAACCGGGCGCTCTTGTGATTCTGGAAGAGCGCGCCGATGTCGACCCGATCCTTCCGGCCCAGTTCATGAGCGCCGAGATGCGCACCTTCGGCGACACGCGGATGCATTTCTATCGCTATCAGCCGGCGTGA
- a CDS encoding monovalent cation:proton antiporter-2 (CPA2) family protein, with amino-acid sequence MSDTHAMLTDTIVLLGGATLAAPIFKKLGLGTVLGYLAAGVLLGPVFARISDGEQILSVAELGVVLLLFIVGLELKPSRLWQMRRDIFGLGSAQVIVSGSVITAVLIWGGFPGWQGAVIAGFGLALSSTAFALQILDDDGDTNTRYGQRSFSILLLQDLAIVPLLALIPAFGSGGGEAQTPALVSLGIAVLAVGGLITAGRYLLTPLFQTIASTGAREAMIAAALFVVLGSAALMQFAGLSMAMGAFLAGLMLAESSYRHELEADIEPFRGILLAVFFIAVGLSLKLDVIADHWLLILVSVPLLMAAKAAILYATCRIAGSSHEDAVKIAALLPQGGEFGFVLFTTAATAGLFSENVASTMIAVVTLSMALTPLAVRLAGRFIAPPQDEVIDEDFEGAGADVLMIGFSRFGQIAAQVLLAGGSEVTVLDTSAERIRQAARFGFRIYFGDGQRKDVLISAGIEKAKIVAVCTQRKETTDHVIDLIQSEFPNVRIFARSYDRVHSLSLKARGVEYELRETLESGLKFGRKTLEGLGLGQEQAMAIGDDIRRRDAERLEIQAAEGISAGLHMLHSRPVRPEPLTKPKRQVEEIED; translated from the coding sequence ATGAGCGACACACATGCCATGCTGACGGACACCATCGTTTTGTTGGGTGGAGCAACGCTTGCCGCTCCGATCTTCAAGAAACTAGGGCTCGGCACCGTTCTCGGCTACCTCGCGGCCGGCGTTCTTCTCGGACCGGTGTTCGCGCGCATCAGCGACGGCGAGCAGATCCTCTCCGTCGCCGAGCTCGGCGTGGTGCTGCTGCTCTTCATCGTCGGGCTGGAACTCAAACCATCGCGGCTCTGGCAGATGCGGCGCGACATCTTCGGTCTCGGCTCCGCGCAGGTGATCGTCAGCGGCTCCGTCATCACCGCGGTGCTGATCTGGGGCGGGTTTCCGGGATGGCAGGGCGCAGTGATCGCCGGGTTCGGCCTGGCGCTTTCGTCCACTGCCTTCGCCCTCCAGATCCTCGACGACGACGGCGACACAAATACCCGATACGGCCAGAGGTCTTTCTCCATCCTGCTCTTGCAGGACCTCGCCATCGTGCCGCTGCTGGCGCTGATCCCGGCCTTCGGCAGCGGCGGCGGCGAAGCGCAGACGCCGGCGCTCGTCAGTCTCGGCATCGCCGTCCTTGCCGTCGGCGGGCTGATCACCGCAGGGCGCTACCTGCTGACGCCGCTGTTCCAGACGATCGCCAGCACCGGCGCGCGCGAGGCGATGATCGCGGCCGCCCTGTTCGTGGTGCTCGGCTCGGCGGCGCTCATGCAATTCGCCGGTCTTTCCATGGCCATGGGCGCCTTCCTCGCCGGCCTGATGCTTGCCGAATCCTCCTACCGTCACGAGCTGGAAGCGGACATCGAACCGTTCCGCGGTATCCTGCTGGCTGTCTTCTTCATCGCCGTCGGCCTGTCGCTGAAGCTCGACGTCATTGCCGATCACTGGCTGTTGATCCTCGTTTCGGTGCCGCTGCTGATGGCGGCGAAGGCCGCGATCCTCTATGCGACCTGCCGGATTGCCGGCTCTTCGCACGAAGACGCCGTGAAGATCGCGGCGCTGCTGCCGCAGGGCGGCGAATTCGGCTTCGTGCTGTTCACCACGGCTGCCACCGCCGGGCTCTTTTCCGAGAACGTCGCCTCGACGATGATCGCCGTCGTCACCCTGTCCATGGCGCTCACTCCGCTTGCCGTGCGGCTTGCGGGACGGTTCATCGCACCGCCGCAGGACGAGGTGATCGACGAGGATTTCGAAGGTGCTGGCGCCGACGTGCTGATGATCGGCTTTTCGCGCTTCGGCCAGATCGCCGCTCAGGTGCTGCTTGCCGGCGGCAGCGAGGTGACCGTCCTCGACACCTCCGCCGAACGCATCCGCCAGGCAGCGCGCTTCGGCTTCCGCATCTATTTCGGCGACGGCCAGCGCAAGGACGTGCTGATTTCCGCCGGCATCGAAAAGGCCAAGATCGTCGCCGTCTGCACGCAGAGGAAGGAGACGACCGACCACGTCATCGACCTGATCCAGTCGGAATTTCCGAATGTCAGGATTTTCGCCCGCTCCTACGACCGCGTGCATTCGCTGTCACTGAAAGCGCGCGGCGTCGAGTACGAACTTCGCGAAACGCTGGAATCCGGTCTCAAATTCGGCCGAAAGACGCTGGAAGGCCTCGGTCTCGGCCAGGAACAGGCGATGGCGATCGGCGACGACATCCGCCGGCGAGACGCCGAACGGCTGGAGATCCAGGCGGCGGAGGGAATTTCGGCCGGACTTCACATGCTGCATTCGCGCCCGGTCCGGCCGGAGCCGCTGACAAAACCCAAGCGGCAGGTGGAAGAGATCGAGGACTAG
- a CDS encoding nucleoside deaminase, producing the protein MEEALEEARAAGERGEVPIGAVVVVDGEIIARAGNRTRELNDVTAHAEILAIREASAKLGQERLTDADLYVTLEPCAMCAAAISFARIRRLYYGAEDPKGGGVHHGGRFYSQPTCHHAPEVYSGIDERRASDILRDFFAGKR; encoded by the coding sequence ATGGAAGAGGCGCTTGAGGAGGCGCGGGCGGCAGGCGAGCGCGGCGAGGTGCCGATCGGCGCAGTCGTCGTCGTCGACGGCGAGATCATCGCGCGCGCCGGCAACCGCACCCGCGAACTCAACGATGTGACCGCACATGCCGAAATCCTGGCCATCCGCGAAGCCTCCGCGAAGCTCGGACAGGAGCGGCTGACAGACGCCGACCTCTATGTCACGCTCGAGCCCTGCGCCATGTGCGCCGCGGCCATTTCGTTTGCCCGCATCCGCCGGCTCTACTATGGCGCCGAGGATCCGAAGGGGGGCGGCGTGCACCATGGCGGACGCTTCTACAGCCAGCCGACCTGCCACCATGCGCCGGAGGTCTATTCGGGGATCGACGAGCGCCGGGCCAGCGACATCCTGCGCGATTTCTTCGCCGGCAAGCGCTGA